The following coding sequences lie in one Methylotuvimicrobium alcaliphilum 20Z genomic window:
- a CDS encoding energy transducer TonB codes for MRLALTFTAASAINLLLFWIMIQLVTAEQDKQWIRTTDSAFFDFIRQRPEPEALSRSPRKTPPKPEPQKPETFSEPMPQQSSPAADLRALPLQVPALRVDVPASPRMNVSGPTLPAVISGGQSKTGKLGTVPGTGRGSAPVAPSFIMADELTAISRVQPNYPDRLRFRRVEGEVLIEFTVTTEGAVTDPVVIHSKPSGAFDRAALQAVRRWRFQPRRDEQGNSVSVRARQLFAFTLN; via the coding sequence ATGAGACTGGCGCTGACATTCACGGCTGCATCGGCGATCAACTTGCTGCTGTTTTGGATCATGATCCAATTGGTTACCGCCGAACAAGACAAGCAATGGATTCGAACCACCGATTCGGCATTTTTCGACTTTATTCGGCAAAGGCCGGAGCCGGAGGCGCTTTCGCGTTCGCCAAGAAAAACGCCGCCGAAACCCGAGCCGCAAAAACCGGAAACCTTCTCCGAGCCAATGCCTCAGCAAAGTTCTCCGGCTGCTGATTTGCGGGCTTTACCCTTGCAGGTGCCGGCATTGAGAGTCGATGTGCCTGCAAGTCCTCGGATGAATGTTTCGGGCCCGACCCTGCCGGCCGTGATCAGCGGCGGACAAAGCAAGACGGGCAAGCTCGGAACTGTCCCGGGAACCGGGCGCGGTTCCGCTCCGGTTGCACCGTCTTTCATCATGGCCGATGAGTTGACGGCAATATCTCGTGTTCAACCTAACTATCCTGATCGATTACGTTTTCGCCGAGTCGAGGGCGAAGTTCTCATTGAATTTACGGTAACGACCGAAGGGGCCGTGACCGATCCGGTCGTAATTCACAGTAAGCCTTCCGGTGCTTTCGACCGGGCTGCATTACAAGCGGTTCGGCGCTGGCGTTTTCAGCCGCGTCGAGATGAGCAAGGTAATTCTGTGTCGGTACGCGCTCGGCAACTTTTTGCATTCACGTTAAATTAA
- a CDS encoding ExbD/TolR family protein, giving the protein MQRQHTRQPSFGAGLNVTPLIDMVFILLIFFVVNSSFVKETGVEVDRPTAQTAERQDQAGILIAVTKDGEVWIEQQQVDVRAVRGHVERLHAESPEASALILADKRSETGIVMQVLDQARLAGIARVAVAASEEL; this is encoded by the coding sequence ATGCAACGTCAACATACTCGCCAGCCGAGTTTCGGAGCCGGGCTCAATGTGACGCCGTTGATCGATATGGTGTTCATTCTATTGATTTTTTTTGTGGTCAATTCGTCGTTTGTCAAGGAAACCGGCGTCGAGGTCGACCGCCCGACGGCGCAGACCGCCGAACGCCAGGATCAGGCGGGCATTTTGATCGCCGTAACCAAAGACGGCGAAGTCTGGATCGAACAACAACAAGTCGACGTGCGAGCGGTGCGCGGTCATGTCGAACGCTTGCACGCCGAATCTCCCGAAGCCTCGGCGTTAATATTGGCCGATAAGCGCTCGGAAACCGGAATCGTCATGCAAGTCTTGGATCAGGCAAGGCTAGCCGGAATCGCCCGCGTCGCGGTGGCCGCAAGCGAAGAGTTATGA
- a CDS encoding MotA/TolQ/ExbB proton channel family protein produces the protein MKQVKWILVLSLFGFLSPVYAVSTLDELVSKVRREAAKDIRFDQERERRFIQERDQQQAKLNKLRNELAAADQKAEKLRSSFQENENKLAEMDGQIASQAGELNELFAMVQQNAAEIGSLLDRSMISAQYRDRGEFLNKIIQRESAVSMETLQSLWLVLIDEMHETGKVSRFTGPVITLDGEEKQQAVTRIGAFNAVSEGKFLRFLPDGHKLVELARQPAPRHQRMAFELEQAQEGWRMMAVDPSKGAILALLVESPDLIERINQSGAIGYLILAIGAAGLLIVLWRGAVLSMAWLRIKGQLLKDENLDNNPLGRLRNSIVSVQARSSEILAARLDEAVGQESSRLFFGLTALTVFAAVTPLMGLLGTVIGMIETFQSISLFGTGDPKLMAGGISYALVTTQLGLAVAIPLLLLQSFLHAQANRIVEILDQQSTRLFEQYEQPAAGL, from the coding sequence ATGAAGCAGGTTAAATGGATTTTGGTTCTGTCGCTTTTTGGATTTCTAAGTCCGGTTTATGCCGTCTCGACCTTGGATGAGTTGGTTTCTAAAGTCCGCCGGGAGGCTGCCAAGGACATTCGTTTCGATCAAGAACGCGAACGTCGTTTCATTCAGGAGCGCGATCAGCAGCAAGCCAAGCTGAATAAACTGCGTAACGAATTGGCCGCCGCCGATCAAAAAGCAGAGAAACTGCGTAGCTCGTTTCAAGAGAACGAAAACAAGTTGGCCGAGATGGACGGGCAGATCGCTTCTCAAGCCGGCGAGTTGAACGAATTATTTGCGATGGTGCAGCAAAACGCCGCCGAAATCGGCTCGTTACTGGACCGTTCGATGATTTCGGCGCAATATCGGGATCGAGGCGAGTTTCTGAATAAGATCATTCAACGCGAATCGGCGGTGTCGATGGAAACCTTGCAAAGCCTTTGGCTAGTTTTGATCGATGAAATGCATGAAACCGGCAAGGTCAGTCGTTTTACCGGTCCTGTTATTACTTTGGACGGCGAGGAAAAACAGCAAGCGGTGACGCGTATCGGCGCGTTCAATGCCGTATCGGAAGGCAAGTTTCTGCGTTTCTTACCGGACGGGCATAAATTAGTCGAGCTCGCCCGGCAGCCCGCGCCGCGACATCAGCGCATGGCTTTCGAATTGGAACAAGCCCAGGAAGGGTGGCGCATGATGGCGGTCGATCCGTCGAAAGGCGCGATTTTAGCCTTGTTGGTGGAATCGCCCGATTTGATCGAGCGCATCAATCAGAGCGGCGCGATCGGTTATTTGATACTGGCGATCGGCGCCGCCGGCTTGTTGATCGTGTTGTGGCGCGGTGCGGTTTTGTCGATGGCGTGGCTGCGCATCAAAGGCCAATTGCTCAAGGACGAGAATCTCGACAATAATCCGTTGGGTAGACTCAGAAACAGCATCGTTTCGGTGCAGGCCAGAAGCAGCGAAATTCTAGCTGCGCGTCTCGATGAAGCGGTCGGCCAGGAAAGCAGTCGCTTGTTTTTCGGTTTGACGGCTCTGACGGTATTCGCCGCGGTGACGCCGCTGATGGGCTTGCTCGGCACCGTGATCGGTATGATCGAAACGTTTCAGTCGATTTCGTTATTCGGTACCGGCGATCCGAAATTGATGGCCGGCGGCATTTCTTATGCCTTGGTGACGACGCAGCTCGGTCTCGCGGTCGCGATTCCGTTATTGTTGTTGCAAAGTTTTTTGCATGCCCAGGCCAATCGTATCGTCGAAATTCTCGATCAACAAAGCACCCGATTGTTCGAACAATACGAGCAACCGGCAGCCGGGCTTTAA
- a CDS encoding sulfite exporter TauE/SafE family protein produces the protein MSTTNETSAKHSVITATKKIIYIIIALSGIGLILWLDSWFMNHADMPKLGRDMSYGLLFIVGFLTSFHCVGMCGPLIIGYTAKSTANGYKAHGAHILYGIGKTLSYTSIGALFGAFGAVVAFTPYTQGAVGVAAGVFLILFGLHMLDWFPSLSHFRIKTPGFVMRFIGKEYRKHSNPFIIGLLNGLMIICGPLQAMYVMAAGTGSWTEGAVLLFFFGLGTLPLLMGFGFLTSLLSVNLTPKLLKASGAIVMVLGAIMLNRGLAVTGTGMDFNTMLARASLHFSPVVAETQELPSEQIIHMDVLRSGYSPNQFTLRKGIPVKWVIDSKELTPCNNAIVVPQYELEIKLQQGEQTIEFTPPESGVVPWSCWMGMIPGTFIVVDQAAAGADRGRVPAIYESLRQNMASVWHEVKQMFQDDGQSQ, from the coding sequence ATGAGTACAACAAACGAAACTTCCGCAAAACACTCGGTCATCACCGCAACAAAAAAAATTATTTACATAATCATTGCTTTGTCGGGCATCGGCCTCATTTTATGGTTGGATAGCTGGTTCATGAATCACGCCGACATGCCGAAGCTTGGTAGAGATATGAGTTACGGCTTGTTGTTTATCGTCGGTTTTCTCACCAGCTTTCATTGTGTCGGCATGTGCGGTCCGTTGATCATCGGTTACACGGCTAAAAGCACCGCGAACGGGTACAAGGCGCACGGGGCCCATATTCTATATGGGATAGGTAAAACGTTGTCGTATACCTCGATCGGCGCTTTGTTCGGCGCATTCGGAGCGGTTGTTGCCTTTACGCCTTACACGCAGGGGGCGGTTGGCGTCGCTGCCGGGGTTTTTTTGATACTGTTCGGTTTGCATATGCTGGATTGGTTTCCGTCGTTGAGTCACTTCCGTATCAAAACTCCCGGTTTTGTGATGCGCTTCATCGGTAAAGAATACCGTAAACACAGTAACCCGTTCATCATTGGTTTGTTGAACGGCTTGATGATCATCTGCGGTCCCTTGCAAGCGATGTATGTCATGGCGGCCGGCACCGGCAGTTGGACCGAAGGCGCGGTATTGTTGTTTTTTTTCGGCCTCGGCACACTGCCGTTGTTGATGGGATTCGGCTTTCTGACCAGTCTATTGTCGGTGAATCTAACGCCGAAATTATTGAAGGCATCCGGTGCGATCGTGATGGTCTTGGGTGCGATCATGTTGAATCGAGGCTTGGCGGTCACCGGTACCGGCATGGATTTCAATACGATGCTGGCGCGGGCGTCGCTGCATTTTTCACCGGTCGTTGCCGAGACTCAAGAACTCCCCTCCGAACAGATTATTCACATGGATGTGTTAAGAAGCGGTTATTCGCCGAATCAATTTACCTTGCGCAAAGGTATTCCGGTCAAATGGGTGATCGACAGTAAGGAATTGACGCCATGCAACAACGCGATCGTCGTGCCCCAATACGAATTGGAAATCAAGCTGCAGCAAGGCGAGCAAACGATTGAGTTTACGCCGCCGGAAAGCGGGGTGGTCCCGTGGAGTTGTTGGATGGGCATGATACCCGGAACGTTTATCGTCGTGGACCAGGCGGCTGCAGGAGCCGACCGGGGAAGGGTGCCGGCAATCTATGAGTCGCTTCGTCAGAATATGGCGTCGGTTTGGCATGAAGTCAAACAAATGTTTCAAGACGACGGGCAAAGCCAATAG
- a CDS encoding DUF3450 domain-containing protein yields MSTFRIIKLRHAAMLLACLLFSTSVAAQRAVDQALQEQLSAQQQGAQVQKRIDKLDDQTQAMFDEYRNGAVRLEDLSAYVAQMERLVDDQKAEMHRKETQMRDIVEMQQQIVPFLQRMIDVLDEFVSLDSPFLPEERLQRLQQLKQMMHRSDVSVTEKYRRIMEAYRVEAEYGHTLESYQGALNGEGEPRSVEFLRLGRVGLYYLTLKGDEGGFWMPSEQKWLALDAAQRDSLEKAIRVAKKQTPPDLLMLPVVAPEVKP; encoded by the coding sequence GTGAGTACATTTCGAATAATTAAACTTCGTCACGCGGCAATGCTGCTTGCCTGCTTACTGTTTTCTACATCGGTCGCCGCGCAACGAGCCGTCGATCAAGCCTTGCAGGAACAACTTTCCGCGCAGCAACAAGGCGCTCAAGTTCAAAAACGCATCGACAAACTGGACGATCAGACTCAAGCCATGTTTGACGAATATCGCAACGGAGCCGTCCGGCTGGAGGATTTATCGGCATACGTCGCACAGATGGAGCGATTGGTTGACGATCAAAAAGCCGAAATGCACAGAAAAGAAACCCAAATGCGCGATATCGTCGAAATGCAGCAGCAGATCGTGCCGTTTCTGCAGCGCATGATCGACGTGCTGGACGAATTCGTTAGCCTGGATTCACCTTTTTTGCCTGAAGAACGCTTGCAACGCCTGCAGCAATTAAAGCAAATGATGCACCGCTCCGATGTCTCAGTTACCGAAAAATATCGGCGTATCATGGAAGCCTACCGTGTCGAGGCCGAATACGGACATACCTTGGAGTCCTATCAAGGCGCCTTGAACGGCGAAGGCGAGCCTCGCTCGGTCGAGTTTTTACGGCTGGGCCGGGTCGGCTTGTATTATCTGACGCTCAAGGGCGACGAGGGCGGTTTCTGGATGCCGTCCGAACAAAAGTGGCTTGCGCTCGATGCCGCGCAACGGGATTCGCTCGAGAAGGCGATTCGTGTCGCGAAAAAGCAAACTCCGCCCGATTTGCTGATGCTGCCTGTCGTGGCGCCGGAGGTTAAGCCATGA
- a CDS encoding tetratricopeptide repeat protein → MNKQTYFRLLRTGFLVGLTLFSALAVQAQEKAVSEETFKVLKEADEALRKGQSEQALRQLRTIQSQVAGKPYDHAVVQQYLAYAYSGANDFRGARQAANAALNSKLLDADAEHGLRNIAGQAAFHLEAYRESVTHLDQWLQREPRADADIYYMVAYAAYRANMSRSATRHLERAVALKKSPPAEWIQLLLSLYVESKDYSKAEPLVKRLIADSPNKREWWRYLSGLYAQQNRHDRAISTMMLAYYIGEVRQEDVLNLVKFHAQQGYPSKAARLLETEIENKRVPRNYENLKLLFGCWQLAREHNRARRVLTEAAAISPNGEDYLLSGRIAMQRGDWTIAKQEFQKSLQRGGLKRKAHARLWLGIAALKSQDETLARQSLEAVLNVADVKQEAAYWLKRMERGKKRHKHHKHDRHGEGLGES, encoded by the coding sequence ATGAATAAACAAACTTACTTTCGATTGCTTAGGACCGGTTTTTTAGTTGGGTTGACTCTGTTTAGTGCGCTGGCGGTTCAGGCCCAGGAAAAGGCTGTTAGCGAAGAAACTTTCAAGGTCCTTAAGGAGGCCGATGAGGCTTTGCGTAAAGGGCAATCCGAGCAAGCCTTGCGTCAGTTGAGAACAATCCAAAGCCAGGTTGCCGGCAAGCCTTACGACCATGCGGTCGTTCAGCAATATCTAGCTTATGCCTATTCCGGAGCGAACGATTTTCGCGGTGCCAGGCAAGCCGCTAACGCGGCCCTAAACAGTAAACTGCTCGATGCCGATGCGGAGCATGGACTTCGTAACATTGCCGGTCAAGCGGCTTTTCATTTGGAAGCCTATCGGGAGAGCGTGACGCATTTGGACCAGTGGCTGCAAAGAGAGCCGAGAGCCGATGCGGATATTTATTATATGGTGGCCTATGCCGCCTATCGTGCGAACATGTCCCGTTCGGCAACCCGTCATTTGGAAAGAGCCGTGGCGCTAAAAAAGTCGCCGCCGGCCGAGTGGATTCAATTATTGTTGTCGCTTTATGTCGAAAGCAAAGACTATTCGAAAGCCGAACCGCTTGTTAAGCGCTTGATCGCCGATTCGCCCAATAAACGTGAATGGTGGCGTTATTTAAGCGGTCTCTACGCCCAACAAAATCGCCATGACCGGGCGATATCCACGATGATGCTTGCGTATTATATCGGTGAAGTCCGGCAAGAAGACGTTTTGAATTTAGTGAAATTCCATGCACAACAAGGTTATCCGTCTAAGGCGGCTCGATTGCTGGAAACGGAAATCGAGAATAAGCGGGTTCCTCGCAATTATGAAAACTTAAAGCTGTTATTCGGTTGCTGGCAATTGGCGCGAGAACACAATAGGGCACGACGAGTTTTGACCGAGGCGGCGGCGATCTCTCCAAATGGTGAAGATTATCTGTTATCCGGGCGTATCGCGATGCAACGCGGCGATTGGACAATCGCCAAGCAGGAGTTTCAAAAAAGCTTGCAGAGAGGCGGACTGAAGCGCAAGGCGCATGCGCGTTTGTGGCTGGGTATCGCGGCCCTCAAGTCTCAAGATGAAACGCTGGCTCGTCAATCGTTGGAAGCGGTGCTGAATGTGGCCGATGTCAAGCAAGAAGCGGCGTATTGGTTAAAGCGAATGGAGCGTGGAAAAAAACGGCATAAACATCATAAACATGATAGACATGGAGAGGGGTTGGGGGAGTCTTGA
- a CDS encoding citrate synthase, with the protein MSKDTLTITDNSTGNEVEYPLLKGTLGNPTVDVRTLKNDLGYFTFDPGFVSTASCKSAITYIDGEQGILLYRGYPIEELAENCSFLEVAYLLIHGDLPNEQELNHFKFEIDDRAVLHESLRVFFDGFHYDAHPMAMMVGVVGSLSAFYHSDLDISDPDNRYICATRMIAKIPAIAAACYRHSIGAPFVYPRVDLDYCENFLNMMFSRPEKRFLEQARSIDETAVKALNLLFILHADHEQNASTSTVRLAGSTGANPYACIAAGIAALWGPAHGGANEAVLSMLKEIGTVERIPEYIAKAKDKDDPFRLMGFGHRVYKNFDPRATIIRQTCHEVLRQSCQPDPLFDLAMALEEYALQDDYFIEKKLYPNVDFYSGIIYKALGIPVDMFTVMFAIARTAGWVAHWLEMTGDTGNVIGRPRQLYVGPSQREVMPLHRR; encoded by the coding sequence ATGTCAAAAGATACCTTAACAATTACAGACAATTCGACCGGAAACGAAGTCGAATATCCATTGCTGAAAGGTACCCTCGGAAACCCTACCGTCGATGTTAGAACATTGAAAAACGATCTGGGTTATTTTACGTTCGACCCCGGTTTTGTATCGACTGCAAGTTGTAAAAGTGCAATTACTTACATCGATGGAGAGCAAGGCATTTTGTTGTATCGCGGTTATCCCATTGAGGAATTGGCTGAAAACTGCAGCTTTTTGGAAGTGGCTTATTTATTGATTCATGGTGATTTGCCTAACGAACAAGAACTCAATCATTTTAAATTCGAAATTGATGACAGAGCCGTATTACACGAGTCTCTGCGCGTTTTTTTCGACGGATTTCATTACGATGCCCATCCTATGGCGATGATGGTTGGTGTCGTCGGTTCGTTATCGGCGTTCTATCATAGCGATTTGGATATTTCTGATCCGGATAATCGCTACATTTGCGCGACCCGAATGATTGCAAAGATTCCTGCCATTGCTGCTGCTTGTTACAGGCATTCAATCGGCGCGCCGTTCGTTTATCCCCGTGTCGATTTGGATTATTGTGAGAATTTTTTGAATATGATGTTCTCGCGCCCAGAAAAACGTTTTTTAGAACAAGCGCGTTCGATTGATGAAACTGCGGTCAAGGCATTGAACCTATTGTTTATTTTGCATGCCGATCACGAACAAAATGCGAGCACGTCGACGGTCCGTCTGGCCGGAAGTACAGGCGCCAATCCTTATGCCTGTATAGCGGCCGGTATTGCCGCATTGTGGGGGCCCGCGCATGGTGGCGCGAATGAGGCGGTGTTGAGCATGCTTAAGGAAATCGGTACGGTGGAGCGGATACCGGAATACATCGCCAAAGCAAAGGATAAGGATGATCCGTTCCGCTTGATGGGCTTCGGTCACCGTGTTTATAAAAATTTCGATCCGCGCGCGACGATCATTCGTCAAACTTGCCATGAGGTGTTGAGACAATCTTGCCAGCCCGACCCGCTTTTCGATTTGGCGATGGCATTGGAAGAATATGCCTTGCAAGATGATTATTTCATCGAGAAAAAACTCTATCCCAATGTCGATTTTTATTCCGGCATCATCTACAAAGCGCTAGGTATTCCAGTCGATATGTTTACTGTGATGTTCGCGATAGCACGCACTGCCGGATGGGTTGCGCATTGGCTGGAAATGACCGGAGATACCGGAAATGTTATTGGACGGCCGAGGCAATTATATGTCGGTCCTTCGCAGAGAGAGGTTATGCCCTTACATAGACGTTAG
- a CDS encoding MotA/TolQ/ExbB proton channel family protein, with translation MEKVLSFFDQGGGLLWAILVVSVLMWTLILERYWFFYFQLPRLQAELLDYWRNRSASRHFCQQRLKEGLASQYFSQVLRGLKTVDILTQILPLLGLLGTVSGMIKVFEVINAFGAGNARGMAAGISEALITTMAGLITALSGLFFAANLESRARRAREKFTSQLTE, from the coding sequence ATGGAAAAGGTGCTGAGTTTTTTCGATCAAGGCGGCGGATTGCTTTGGGCGATTCTCGTGGTATCGGTGTTGATGTGGACGTTGATATTGGAACGGTACTGGTTTTTTTATTTTCAATTGCCGCGTTTGCAGGCCGAATTATTGGATTATTGGCGAAATCGTTCGGCTTCGCGGCATTTTTGCCAGCAACGCTTGAAGGAAGGCTTGGCTTCGCAATATTTTTCGCAAGTGTTGCGCGGACTCAAGACGGTTGACATATTGACGCAAATCTTGCCGTTACTCGGGCTGCTTGGGACCGTGTCGGGGATGATCAAGGTTTTCGAAGTGATCAATGCGTTCGGCGCCGGCAATGCGCGCGGCATGGCCGCCGGCATATCGGAAGCGCTGATCACGACGATGGCGGGCTTGATTACGGCCTTGTCGGGTTTGTTCTTCGCCGCCAATCTCGAATCCCGCGCCAGACGCGCGCGCGAGAAATTTACTTCCCAATTAACCGAATGA